The proteins below are encoded in one region of Macrococcus armenti:
- the ppdK gene encoding pyruvate, phosphate dikinase codes for MIKKIYAFEEGKQDMKDLLGGKGANLSEMMRLGLPVPKGFTITTEACIEYLEQGEKLTDDLLNELKTYIKGLEDKTGKAFSSKENLLLVSVRSGAKISMPGMMDTILNLGLNDENVESLAQVTNDARFAYDCYRRLLQMFGSVVYNIPMEDFEGYFESYKKENGYQFDADIPAEGLKVIVNKYKEIYVEQAYKPFPQDPITQLTEAIEAVFKSWNNDRARIYRDLNEIPHDIGTAVNVQEMVFGNSGERSGTGVAFTRNPATGEHKLYGEYLLNAQGEDVVAGIRTPKEIETLNEQMPEVYKAFVDVTKKLESHYKDMQDIEFTIENEKLFILQTRNGKRTAKAAMKIAYDMVEEGVVSKEDAVKMVDVKSIDQLLHPAFKPEALAQAELVSSLGLPASPGAATGKIVFSALDAKVQAETGESVILMRPETSPEDIEGMIASRAIVTTHGGMTSHAAVVARGMGKCCVTGCSDLEINTKEKYVKYDGKRLSEGDVISVDGSTGKVYIGEIETTNAERSDEFETFMGWAEDVARLKVRMNAETEQDIQAGYAFHATGIGLVRTEHMFFGKERLIEMRRFILAPSHEERVTALSNIVKYQTEDFESIFRLSGERPTIIRLLDPPLHEFLPKSAEEVDAVACQLGVDKALLERRISELHEFNPMLGHRGCRLAITYPELYEMQTEAIIGAALKLQDEGIHANAEIMIPLVSTVEEFKILKDVVKKKADTIMHEQNKTIAYKIGTMIETPRACLIAGALAEHCEFFSFGTNDLAQLTYGFSRDDAGKFINEYINRDILAVDPFQTLDIDGIGQLIKMTVENAKQVNPQIKIGVCGELGGDPKSIHFFNTLDIDYVSCSPFRVPGAILATAQSQVE; via the coding sequence TTGATTAAAAAAATTTATGCTTTTGAAGAAGGTAAACAGGATATGAAAGACTTATTAGGTGGTAAAGGTGCGAATCTTTCAGAGATGATGCGTCTTGGTTTACCTGTGCCTAAAGGTTTCACAATCACTACTGAAGCGTGTATTGAATATCTTGAACAAGGTGAAAAGTTAACGGATGATTTATTAAATGAATTAAAAACATATATTAAAGGTTTAGAAGATAAAACGGGTAAAGCATTTTCTTCTAAAGAAAATTTATTGCTGGTCTCTGTACGTAGTGGTGCAAAAATTTCAATGCCTGGTATGATGGATACGATTTTAAACTTAGGTTTAAATGATGAAAATGTTGAAAGTTTAGCACAAGTAACAAACGATGCACGTTTTGCTTATGATTGTTATCGTCGTTTATTACAAATGTTCGGTAGCGTTGTATACAATATACCGATGGAAGATTTTGAAGGTTACTTTGAGTCATATAAGAAAGAAAATGGTTATCAATTTGATGCGGATATCCCTGCTGAAGGTTTAAAAGTAATCGTTAATAAGTATAAAGAAATTTATGTTGAACAAGCATATAAACCATTCCCGCAAGATCCGATTACACAGTTAACTGAAGCGATTGAAGCGGTGTTTAAGTCATGGAATAATGATCGTGCACGTATTTATCGTGATTTAAATGAGATTCCACATGATATCGGTACAGCAGTGAATGTTCAGGAGATGGTTTTCGGTAATAGTGGCGAGCGTTCTGGTACTGGTGTTGCATTTACGCGCAATCCGGCAACTGGTGAGCATAAGTTATACGGAGAATATTTATTGAACGCACAAGGCGAGGACGTTGTAGCAGGTATTCGTACGCCGAAGGAAATTGAAACATTAAATGAGCAGATGCCTGAAGTTTATAAGGCGTTTGTAGATGTGACGAAAAAATTAGAATCACATTATAAAGATATGCAGGATATTGAGTTTACGATTGAAAATGAAAAACTATTCATATTACAGACGCGTAATGGTAAACGAACAGCGAAAGCTGCGATGAAGATTGCATATGACATGGTAGAAGAAGGTGTAGTTTCAAAAGAAGATGCTGTAAAAATGGTTGACGTGAAATCAATCGATCAACTACTTCACCCTGCATTTAAACCAGAAGCATTAGCGCAGGCAGAACTTGTTTCATCGTTAGGGTTACCGGCATCTCCGGGCGCTGCAACAGGTAAGATTGTATTCAGTGCGCTTGATGCAAAAGTACAGGCTGAAACAGGCGAGTCAGTAATTTTAATGCGTCCTGAAACGTCACCTGAAGATATTGAAGGCATGATTGCGAGTCGTGCGATTGTTACGACACATGGCGGTATGACGAGTCATGCTGCAGTAGTTGCACGTGGTATGGGCAAATGTTGTGTTACAGGATGTTCTGATCTTGAAATCAATACGAAAGAAAAGTATGTCAAATATGATGGTAAAAGGTTATCTGAAGGTGATGTCATTTCTGTTGATGGCTCTACGGGTAAAGTATATATTGGTGAAATTGAAACGACAAATGCCGAGCGAAGCGATGAATTTGAAACATTTATGGGATGGGCTGAAGATGTTGCACGCCTTAAAGTACGCATGAATGCTGAGACTGAACAGGATATTCAGGCTGGATATGCATTTCATGCGACAGGTATCGGTCTTGTACGTACTGAGCATATGTTCTTTGGTAAAGAACGATTAATTGAAATGCGTCGTTTTATATTAGCACCATCGCATGAAGAACGTGTCACTGCTTTATCAAACATCGTAAAGTATCAGACAGAAGACTTTGAATCGATATTCCGTTTATCTGGTGAGCGCCCAACGATTATTCGATTACTTGACCCACCGTTACATGAATTTTTACCGAAATCAGCTGAAGAGGTTGATGCCGTTGCGTGTCAGCTAGGAGTAGATAAAGCGCTTCTTGAACGAAGAATTTCAGAATTACATGAATTCAATCCGATGCTTGGACATCGTGGTTGCCGTTTAGCGATTACATATCCTGAACTATATGAGATGCAGACTGAAGCGATTATCGGTGCTGCATTAAAGTTACAGGATGAAGGTATTCATGCAAATGCAGAAATTATGATTCCGCTTGTGTCTACTGTAGAAGAGTTTAAAATATTAAAAGATGTCGTGAAAAAGAAAGCGGATACAATTATGCATGAACAAAACAAGACGATTGCATATAAAATTGGTACAATGATAGAAACACCTCGTGCATGTCTTATTGCTGGAGCGCTTGCGGAACATTGTGAGTTCTTTAGTTTTGGTACAAACGACTTAGCGCAGTTAACTTACGGATTCTCACGTGATGATGCAGGTAAGTTTATTAATGAATATATTAATCGAGACATCCTGGCTGTCGATCCATTCCAGACTTTAGATATTGACGGTATCGGACAGCTCATTAAGATGACGGTTGAGAATGCGAAACAAGTTAATCCTCAAATTAAAATTGGTGTATGTGGAGAGCTTGGTGGAGATCCGAAATCTATTCATTTCTTTAATACACTTGATATTGATTATGTATCATGTTCACCATTCCGAGTTCCAGGAGCAATTCTGGCAACAGCGCAAAGTCAGGTGGAATAA
- a CDS encoding pyruvate, water dikinase regulatory protein yields the protein MSKYEQDALLIYIVSDSIGETADRMLSATLSQFPKLTSVTVKKFSFIKSVEEFKNILTLAHEKQAIVVTTLVNPEFNAIGKAYADEVGLSYIDFMTGLIQVIESHTGMEACHESGALRKMDSDYFRRIEAIEYSVKYDDGKNFHNLSEADALIVGVSRTSKTPLSMYLANKGYKIANIPLVPESPIPESVYQEKNLRVIGLTASPEYIMNIRTERVKILGLTGQAEYNNLKRIKEELIYAEEVFNRLNATVINTEYKSIEESAFYIEKVLNKK from the coding sequence TTGAGTAAATATGAGCAAGATGCATTATTGATATACATCGTTTCAGATTCTATCGGTGAGACTGCCGATAGAATGCTGAGTGCGACATTATCGCAATTCCCTAAATTAACATCTGTAACAGTTAAGAAATTCTCGTTTATTAAATCGGTAGAAGAGTTTAAGAATATATTAACACTTGCACATGAAAAACAGGCCATCGTAGTGACGACACTTGTAAATCCTGAATTCAATGCGATTGGTAAAGCGTATGCTGACGAAGTAGGACTATCATACATTGACTTTATGACAGGTTTGATACAAGTGATTGAAAGTCATACTGGAATGGAAGCATGTCATGAAAGTGGTGCACTGCGCAAGATGGACAGTGATTATTTCAGACGCATCGAGGCAATTGAATACTCAGTTAAATACGATGACGGTAAAAACTTTCATAATTTAAGTGAAGCAGATGCATTGATTGTAGGTGTTTCGAGAACGTCAAAAACACCGCTCAGTATGTATTTAGCGAATAAAGGTTATAAAATTGCGAATATCCCACTTGTACCGGAGTCGCCGATACCAGAATCGGTATATCAGGAGAAGAACTTACGTGTTATCGGGCTTACAGCGAGTCCAGAATATATTATGAACATAAGAACAGAGCGCGTGAAGATTTTAGGACTTACAGGACAGGCCGAGTACAATAACTTAAAGCGAATTAAAGAAGAACTGATTTATGCTGAAGAAGTGTTTAATCGTTTAAACGCAACAGTTATTAATACTGAGTATAAATCGATTGAAGAATCGGCGTTCTATATTGAAAAAGTGCTGAATAAAAAATAG
- a CDS encoding APC family permease translates to MEKQQTIQKSIGFFPALALVMGTVIGSGVFFKVSNITEVTGTPGMTLLVWLLGGLITICAGLTVAELAAAIPRNGGLTTYIEYTYGKFSGFLAGWAQSFIYFPAMIAAQAIVFSEQVLNLLHLKDGWLVPVAFIAVASIYLINIVGSKAGGILQSVTLVVKLIPLIVIIIFGLMNTGNVEVSLAPNTGDTGINFFTAIGAGLLATMFAYDGWIHVGNIAGEMKNPKRDLPLAIVMGLGLVTMIYLLINATFLYTLPIDELKGNLSAATDASQILLGAMGGKFVTIGILISVYGALNGYTMTGMRLPYAMAEKNVLPFKASFMKVTSAGIPWFSGLVQVMIGAVMITLGAFDSITNMLVFVIWAFYVMAFYAVFVLRKREKALERPYKVPMYPVIPAIAMIAGVFVMVNTLFTQPVLAIIGIMITLLGVPIYKAQTK, encoded by the coding sequence ATGGAAAAACAACAAACTATACAAAAGAGTATCGGATTCTTCCCGGCATTAGCACTCGTAATGGGAACAGTGATTGGTTCGGGCGTATTCTTTAAAGTATCAAATATTACAGAAGTTACAGGAACACCGGGTATGACACTACTTGTATGGCTACTAGGTGGTTTAATTACAATTTGTGCTGGATTAACGGTTGCAGAATTAGCAGCAGCAATTCCAAGAAACGGTGGACTGACAACATATATAGAATATACATACGGTAAGTTTTCAGGATTTTTAGCAGGGTGGGCACAAAGTTTTATTTACTTCCCTGCAATGATTGCGGCCCAGGCGATTGTGTTTTCAGAACAAGTATTAAACTTGCTGCATCTTAAAGATGGTTGGCTTGTACCAGTAGCATTTATCGCTGTTGCATCAATTTATCTAATTAATATTGTAGGTTCTAAGGCTGGTGGTATACTTCAATCGGTTACGTTAGTCGTGAAGCTGATTCCACTCATCGTAATTATTATATTCGGATTAATGAATACAGGGAATGTAGAAGTATCACTTGCGCCAAATACAGGTGACACGGGGATTAATTTCTTTACTGCTATTGGTGCTGGATTACTTGCGACGATGTTTGCTTATGATGGATGGATTCATGTTGGTAATATTGCCGGGGAAATGAAAAATCCTAAGCGTGACCTTCCACTTGCAATCGTGATGGGATTAGGTTTAGTAACGATGATTTACTTATTGATTAATGCGACGTTCCTATACACGTTACCGATTGATGAACTTAAAGGCAACTTAAGTGCTGCAACAGATGCATCACAAATATTGTTAGGTGCAATGGGCGGTAAGTTTGTGACAATTGGTATATTAATTTCGGTGTACGGTGCATTGAACGGTTATACGATGACAGGTATGCGTTTACCATATGCAATGGCAGAGAAAAATGTATTACCGTTTAAAGCTTCGTTTATGAAAGTAACAAGCGCAGGAATTCCGTGGTTCAGTGGACTTGTGCAAGTGATGATTGGTGCGGTTATGATCACGCTAGGTGCATTCGACTCTATAACGAATATGCTTGTATTTGTAATATGGGCATTTTATGTCATGGCGTTTTATGCAGTGTTTGTATTAAGAAAGCGTGAAAAAGCGCTTGAACGACCTTACAAAGTACCGATGTATCCTGTGATACCAGCAATTGCGATGATTGCAGGTGTATTCGTAATGGTGAATACGTTATTCACACAACCCGTATTAGCAATTATCGGAATAATGATAACACTACTTGGAGTGCCGATTTATAAAGCACAAACGAAATAA
- a CDS encoding ABC transporter ATP-binding protein — MSIELKNIQMKFKDTTAVNNLNVTIPKGSLVSILGPSGCGKSTTLFMIAGLHEPTGGQILFDGKDVTALPPEKRNIGMVFQNYALYPHMTVLKNIMFPLKMQKVPKQEMKARAIEAAKLVEIEHLLNRKPGELSGGQQQRVAIARALVREPEVLLLDEPLSNLDAKLRLTMREEIREIQQRLKITTLFVTHDQEEALSISDHIMLMKDGVLMQYATPNALYASPDTKFAAEFIGSPSMNSFSVNEDTKRLLNDMNTEGAATIGIRPEDIVIDTSQAGLKVTVKLVEQIGRDKLVTVEAKDGTRAKLFIHKDRNLQVDEEIYIKGESGAIKLFNEEGRRL, encoded by the coding sequence ATGTCAATTGAATTAAAAAACATACAAATGAAATTTAAAGATACTACAGCAGTTAACAATTTAAATGTCACAATTCCTAAAGGGTCATTAGTAAGCATATTAGGACCTTCAGGTTGTGGTAAAAGTACGACGTTGTTCATGATAGCAGGTTTGCATGAACCAACAGGTGGCCAAATATTATTTGATGGTAAAGATGTGACAGCGTTGCCTCCGGAAAAACGCAATATCGGAATGGTATTCCAGAACTATGCATTATATCCACATATGACAGTACTTAAAAATATTATGTTCCCACTTAAGATGCAAAAAGTACCGAAGCAGGAAATGAAAGCCCGTGCGATTGAAGCAGCTAAGTTAGTAGAGATTGAACATTTACTGAATCGTAAACCAGGTGAGTTATCAGGTGGACAACAACAACGTGTTGCAATTGCGCGTGCGCTTGTAAGAGAACCGGAAGTATTGTTGCTCGATGAACCACTTTCAAATCTTGATGCGAAGTTAAGACTGACAATGCGTGAAGAAATTCGTGAAATTCAGCAACGACTCAAGATTACGACGTTATTTGTTACGCACGATCAGGAAGAGGCTTTGAGTATTAGTGATCATATTATGTTAATGAAAGATGGTGTTTTGATGCAATATGCTACACCAAATGCTTTATACGCATCGCCTGATACAAAGTTTGCTGCTGAATTCATCGGGTCACCATCTATGAATAGTTTCTCAGTAAACGAAGATACAAAGCGTTTATTAAATGATATGAATACTGAAGGTGCTGCCACGATTGGTATTCGCCCAGAAGATATCGTAATCGATACTTCTCAGGCTGGTTTAAAGGTAACTGTTAAACTCGTTGAGCAAATTGGTCGTGATAAACTTGTGACGGTTGAAGCAAAGGATGGTACAAGGGCAAAGTTGTTCATTCATAAAGATAGAAACTTACAAGTTGATGAAGAGATTTATATTAAGGGTGAATCCGGTGCGATTAAACTATTTAATGAAGAAGGGCGTAGACTATAA
- a CDS encoding carbohydrate ABC transporter permease yields the protein MAKSFKAYLYLLPALLIISIFILYPMVKSFLMAFYTDYDYFKDDVKAYGVDNFIYLWNDSEFHLALKNTFIFVLGVVPASIIISLWIAILLNSKINFKGFFRTVYFIPFVTSVVAVSIVWRWIFHSDYGLLNYFLGFIGIQPIEWLESAKYSMPALIILSIWKGLGYNIIILLAGLQNINDAYYRAARIDGANIWNRFVHVTLPGLAPTLFFISIISVINGFKVFDEIYALFGGKPGIANSSLTVVYYVFNKFYGEWEFGVASAAAYVLFIIIFIFTLVQLYIGKKKITY from the coding sequence ATGGCGAAGTCATTTAAAGCTTATTTATATTTACTACCTGCATTACTAATTATTTCAATTTTTATTCTATATCCTATGGTGAAATCATTTTTGATGGCATTTTATACAGATTATGATTATTTCAAAGATGATGTGAAAGCATATGGAGTGGATAACTTTATTTATTTATGGAACGATAGTGAATTTCATCTTGCACTTAAAAATACGTTCATATTTGTACTAGGAGTTGTGCCTGCTTCCATTATCATCTCTTTATGGATAGCAATCTTGCTCAATTCAAAGATTAATTTTAAAGGATTCTTCAGAACAGTGTATTTCATTCCGTTTGTTACGAGTGTTGTTGCTGTTTCTATCGTATGGCGATGGATTTTTCATTCAGATTATGGTCTGCTCAACTACTTTTTAGGATTTATTGGTATACAACCGATTGAATGGTTAGAAAGTGCAAAGTATAGCATGCCAGCGCTCATTATATTATCAATCTGGAAAGGACTCGGTTATAACATTATTATTCTGCTTGCTGGATTACAGAATATAAATGATGCATATTACCGTGCTGCTCGAATTGATGGCGCAAATATATGGAATAGATTTGTACATGTAACGTTGCCGGGACTTGCACCGACATTATTTTTCATATCTATTATATCAGTGATTAATGGATTTAAAGTTTTTGACGAAATTTATGCACTATTTGGTGGAAAACCTGGTATTGCAAATAGTAGTTTAACTGTTGTGTATTATGTATTTAACAAATTTTATGGAGAATGGGAGTTTGGCGTAGCGAGTGCAGCTGCGTATGTACTGTTTATCATTATCTTTATCTTTACGCTTGTTCAACTATATATCGGAAAGAAAAAGATTACTTATTAG
- a CDS encoding carbohydrate ABC transporter permease, giving the protein MKSGFTKGFTYLLLSLGAVLMLLPFIWMLLTSIKPSYEVMKMPPVWIPSEFKWDNYVEAFEKAPFATYLLNSIVVTVLSTLGELITTILAAYAFSKLKFFGKDILFSVLMATMMIPGEVLLIPNFVTLSNLGWLDRFEALIIPWTASIFSIFLLRQFFLSIPDELHSAARVDGCSNWRFLWEIMVPLAKPALITIILLKAIGSWNAFLWPLIVTNSEHMRTLPVGLTAFTTEAGTNYELLMAASAMIILPMIILFIILQKYIIQGVARAGIKG; this is encoded by the coding sequence ATGAAATCAGGATTTACGAAAGGATTTACTTACTTATTGTTATCGCTCGGTGCAGTGCTGATGTTGTTACCTTTTATATGGATGTTATTAACTTCAATTAAACCTTCATACGAAGTGATGAAGATGCCACCTGTTTGGATACCTTCAGAGTTTAAGTGGGATAACTACGTTGAAGCATTTGAGAAAGCTCCGTTTGCGACATATTTATTAAATTCGATTGTTGTTACCGTTTTGTCGACACTCGGTGAACTTATAACTACAATTCTTGCAGCTTATGCATTCAGTAAACTGAAGTTCTTTGGAAAGGATATACTTTTTTCAGTGCTGATGGCGACGATGATGATTCCTGGAGAAGTACTACTCATTCCAAATTTCGTTACGCTTTCGAATTTAGGGTGGCTGGATCGATTTGAAGCATTAATTATACCGTGGACAGCGAGTATATTTTCAATATTTTTATTAAGACAGTTCTTCTTATCAATTCCAGATGAATTGCATAGTGCAGCGCGTGTTGATGGGTGTAGTAACTGGCGTTTCTTGTGGGAGATTATGGTGCCTTTAGCAAAACCAGCATTGATAACGATTATCTTATTAAAAGCAATTGGCTCATGGAATGCATTTTTATGGCCATTAATCGTTACAAATTCAGAACATATGAGAACATTGCCTGTTGGTTTAACGGCATTTACAACGGAAGCAGGAACCAATTACGAGCTATTAATGGCAGCAAGTGCAATGATTATTCTGCCGATGATTATATTATTTATTATTTTACAGAAGTATATTATTCAAGGTGTTGCAAGAGCGGGAATTAAGGGATAA
- a CDS encoding ABC transporter substrate-binding protein, whose amino-acid sequence MKKVFYLLLASILFLGACGSKQTDDKGSDNKSASGKTEIVFWHAMTDTHEKWLKEKTDAFNKEHKDIEVKLVAQGNYGDLSQKLLAAAKAKKTPTIAQAYGEWVNDYQKNDLVVDIKPMIDEKMKDENAYEDINQVFRDDNTFGEKVYGLPFNKSTRVLFVNNDYLKKAGIEAPKTWDELQSAAKKLTTTVEGKKVVGMGFENQLAHELSMYVKQAGGDFIDEKTSEIKFNSKEGLRALEFIDGMLKDKTARMAGEDEYLSGPFTNGDVAMYIGSSAGIPFIQKDAKDMNWTTVPLPKDKVQAAPFQGTNITMFNNSSKEEQAAAFEYMMYLITPENTIDWAKTTGYLPVRESALKDKVWTDFVKKDPVFKAGLSQYKGAFIDPRIPGAFAIKEAMSKELDKMIYEGKSPKETLDNMTKRVQEEIDKAKK is encoded by the coding sequence ATGAAAAAAGTATTTTACTTATTATTAGCAAGTATTTTATTCTTAGGCGCTTGTGGATCAAAGCAAACGGATGACAAAGGTTCAGATAATAAATCAGCTTCAGGGAAAACAGAAATTGTATTCTGGCATGCGATGACGGATACACACGAAAAATGGTTAAAAGAAAAGACGGATGCATTTAATAAAGAGCATAAAGATATCGAAGTGAAATTAGTTGCGCAAGGTAACTACGGTGATTTATCTCAAAAGTTATTAGCAGCAGCGAAAGCAAAGAAAACACCAACGATTGCTCAAGCTTATGGCGAATGGGTAAATGATTATCAAAAGAACGACCTTGTAGTAGATATTAAACCGATGATCGATGAAAAAATGAAAGATGAGAATGCTTATGAAGATATTAATCAAGTATTCCGTGATGATAATACATTTGGAGAGAAAGTCTATGGTCTGCCATTTAATAAATCGACACGTGTTTTATTTGTAAACAATGATTACTTGAAAAAAGCTGGCATTGAAGCACCTAAAACTTGGGACGAATTACAGTCAGCAGCAAAGAAATTAACAACAACTGTAGAAGGTAAAAAAGTTGTAGGTATGGGATTTGAGAATCAATTAGCTCACGAGTTAAGCATGTATGTAAAACAAGCAGGTGGCGATTTTATCGATGAGAAAACGAGTGAAATCAAGTTCAATTCTAAAGAAGGGTTACGTGCTTTAGAATTTATCGATGGTATGTTAAAAGATAAAACAGCACGTATGGCCGGAGAAGATGAATACTTATCAGGTCCATTCACAAATGGAGATGTTGCAATGTACATCGGTTCAAGTGCAGGTATTCCATTCATCCAAAAAGATGCAAAAGATATGAACTGGACAACAGTGCCACTTCCGAAAGATAAAGTACAGGCAGCACCATTCCAAGGGACAAACATTACAATGTTCAACAACAGTTCGAAAGAAGAACAAGCAGCAGCATTTGAGTATATGATGTATTTAATTACTCCTGAGAACACGATTGATTGGGCTAAAACGACAGGTTATTTACCAGTTAGGGAATCAGCGCTTAAAGATAAAGTATGGACAGATTTTGTTAAGAAAGATCCGGTGTTCAAGGCAGGATTATCACAATATAAAGGTGCATTTATTGACCCTCGTATCCCTGGTGCATTTGCGATTAAAGAAGCAATGTCAAAAGAGCTGGATAAGATGATTTATGAAGGTAAATCACCGAAAGAAACGTTAGATAATATGACGAAGCGCGTACAAGAAGAAATCGATAAAGCTAAAAAGTAG
- a CDS encoding MBL fold metallo-hydrolase — translation MSNTQIAFYSGTNTIGGTIFSVTYGKDRFIADFGHSPKSALYDERIHTRGNISDEVVVGILPDIPDFYKDSQWNTVVGISHMHLDHMGLLQYIPHNVDIITSRDSKNLYEQLTAIGDGQPSFDANRLTAVEPNKCFKVGQIEITFIPVNHDVIGACAIRIATPDTVIMYSGDIRLNDDDALTDAWIHEAGDVDYLIIETTSLSFDNTEKEAYVPHTFGECNQYILNIYQRNIKRIIDYVKLTELMQYTFVVDDRIATLIDAFYDGDMSHCYMYESVKPIGYTGSIQTITLEEAIQLEKVVIQHDFSNWLLLSHFNLSGFDYLHSNGMPLGDFDPGYKVMKAWIERLNLNYVDFQKSGHATIAQLEEVVNTIKPKVLIPQHGFYPERLQYPNRILPEIGKVYEL, via the coding sequence ATGAGTAATACACAGATTGCGTTTTACAGTGGTACGAATACAATAGGCGGAACAATTTTTAGTGTCACATATGGAAAAGATAGATTTATTGCGGATTTTGGGCACAGCCCGAAATCTGCATTATACGATGAAAGAATTCATACACGTGGTAATATTTCAGATGAAGTAGTAGTTGGAATATTACCGGATATTCCAGATTTTTATAAGGATTCACAGTGGAATACTGTCGTGGGAATTAGCCATATGCATTTAGATCATATGGGACTGCTTCAATATATTCCTCATAATGTCGACATCATAACTAGTAGAGATTCTAAAAATCTTTATGAGCAACTTACTGCAATTGGAGATGGCCAACCTTCATTTGATGCGAATCGACTTACTGCAGTTGAGCCGAACAAATGTTTTAAAGTTGGACAGATTGAAATCACCTTTATACCTGTAAATCATGATGTTATCGGTGCGTGTGCGATTCGAATCGCGACACCGGATACAGTCATTATGTACTCTGGGGATATTCGTCTGAATGATGATGATGCTTTAACAGATGCGTGGATTCATGAAGCTGGAGATGTGGACTATTTGATCATAGAAACAACCTCGTTAAGTTTTGATAATACTGAGAAAGAAGCGTATGTACCTCATACATTTGGAGAATGTAATCAGTATATTTTAAACATATATCAACGTAATATTAAGCGTATAATTGATTATGTGAAGTTAACAGAGCTGATGCAGTATACGTTTGTAGTCGATGATAGAATCGCAACTTTAATTGATGCTTTCTATGACGGAGATATGTCTCATTGCTATATGTATGAAAGCGTTAAACCGATTGGATATACCGGAAGTATACAAACGATTACACTGGAAGAAGCAATTCAGTTAGAAAAAGTTGTAATACAACATGATTTCTCTAACTGGCTACTTTTATCTCACTTTAATCTATCAGGTTTTGATTATTTGCATAGTAATGGAATGCCACTTGGGGATTTTGACCCGGGGTATAAAGTGATGAAGGCGTGGATTGAACGTCTTAATCTTAACTATGTAGATTTTCAGAAGAGTGGGCATGCAACGATTGCGCAACTAGAAGAAGTCGTTAATACAATAAAACCGAAAGTATTAATACCACAGCATGGATTTTATCCAGAGCGACTGCAGTATCCGAATCGTATACTACCTGAGATAGGTAAAGTGTATGAACTATAA